One window of the Camarhynchus parvulus chromosome 2, STF_HiC, whole genome shotgun sequence genome contains the following:
- the NT5C3A gene encoding cytosolic 5'-nucleotidase 3A isoform X2 produces MQALHLWTLLATYAVAVGQNPGQKNQECPKLNAQMPEFQKKTVHIKDPARVEEIICGLIKGGAAKLQIITDFDMTLSRFSYNGKRCPTCHNIIDNSKIITDECRKKLFQLKETYYAIEIDPALTIEEKYPYMVEWYHKSHALLIEQGLQKDKFAEIVRESDVMLKEGYENFFDKLSEHNIPVFIFSAGIGDILEEVIHQAGVYHSNVKVVSNFMDFDENGILKGFKGELIHVYNKHDGALKNTEYFKQLKDNSNIILLGDSQGDLSMADGVANVEHILKIGYLNDKVDELLEKYMDSYDIVLVKDESLEVANSILQKIL; encoded by the exons ATGCAAGCCCTGCATCTCTGGACTCTGCTTGCCACCTATGCTGTTGCAGTAGGACAAAATCCAGGACAGAAGAATCAGGAGTGCCCTAAGCTCAACGCACAG ATGCCAGAATTTCAGAAGAAGACTGTCCATATTAAGGATCCAGCAAGAGTAGAGGAGATTATTTGTGGCCTCATCAAAGGCGGAGCTGCCAAACTTCAG ATTATTACAGATTTTGATATGACATTAAGTAGATTTTCCTACAATGGAAAAAGATGTCCAACTTGTCATA ACATCATTGATAACTCTAAGATTATCACAGATGAATGTCGGAAAAAG ttatttcagctgaaagaaaCTTACTATGCCATTGAAATTGATCCAGCTCTCACCATTGAAGAGAAATACCCATATATGGTAGAATG GTACCATAAATCTCACGCACTACTCATTGAACAAGGCTTACAGAAGGACAAGTTTGCAGAAATTGTAAGGGAATCTGATGTTATGCTGAA AGAAGGGTATGAGAACTTCTTTGATAAGCTCAGTGAACATAATATTCCTGTGTTCATATTTTCTGCTGGGATTGGTGACATTCTTGAAGAAGTAATCCACCAGGCTGGGGTCTACCATTCTAATGTCAAAGTGGTTTCCAATTTCATGGATTTTGACGAAAAC GGAATATTAAAAGGATTTAAAGGAGAATTGATTCATGTTTACAACAAACATGATGGTGCCTTGAAGAACACAGAGTACTTCAAACAGCTAAAAGACAACAGCAATATCATACTGCTGGGCGATTCTCAAGGAGACTTGAGTATGGCAGATGGAGTAGCAAATGTTGAGCACATTCTTAAGATTGGCTATCTCAATGATAAA GTAGATGAGCTTTTGGAAAAATACATGGACTCTTATGATATTGTCTTGGTGAAAGATGAATCCCTGGAAGTTGCCAACTCCATTCTACAGAAAATCCTGTAA
- the NT5C3A gene encoding cytosolic 5'-nucleotidase 3A isoform X3 produces the protein MPEFQKKTVHIKDPARVEEIICGLIKGGAAKLQIITDFDMTLSRFSYNGKRCPTCHNIIDNSKIITDECRKKLFQLKETYYAIEIDPALTIEEKYPYMVEWYHKSHALLIEQGLQKDKFAEIVRESDVMLKEGYENFFDKLSEHNIPVFIFSAGIGDILEEVIHQAGVYHSNVKVVSNFMDFDENGILKGFKGELIHVYNKHDGALKNTEYFKQLKDNSNIILLGDSQGDLSMADGVANVEHILKIGYLNDKVDELLEKYMDSYDIVLVKDESLEVANSILQKIL, from the exons ATGCCAGAATTTCAGAAGAAGACTGTCCATATTAAGGATCCAGCAAGAGTAGAGGAGATTATTTGTGGCCTCATCAAAGGCGGAGCTGCCAAACTTCAG ATTATTACAGATTTTGATATGACATTAAGTAGATTTTCCTACAATGGAAAAAGATGTCCAACTTGTCATA ACATCATTGATAACTCTAAGATTATCACAGATGAATGTCGGAAAAAG ttatttcagctgaaagaaaCTTACTATGCCATTGAAATTGATCCAGCTCTCACCATTGAAGAGAAATACCCATATATGGTAGAATG GTACCATAAATCTCACGCACTACTCATTGAACAAGGCTTACAGAAGGACAAGTTTGCAGAAATTGTAAGGGAATCTGATGTTATGCTGAA AGAAGGGTATGAGAACTTCTTTGATAAGCTCAGTGAACATAATATTCCTGTGTTCATATTTTCTGCTGGGATTGGTGACATTCTTGAAGAAGTAATCCACCAGGCTGGGGTCTACCATTCTAATGTCAAAGTGGTTTCCAATTTCATGGATTTTGACGAAAAC GGAATATTAAAAGGATTTAAAGGAGAATTGATTCATGTTTACAACAAACATGATGGTGCCTTGAAGAACACAGAGTACTTCAAACAGCTAAAAGACAACAGCAATATCATACTGCTGGGCGATTCTCAAGGAGACTTGAGTATGGCAGATGGAGTAGCAAATGTTGAGCACATTCTTAAGATTGGCTATCTCAATGATAAA GTAGATGAGCTTTTGGAAAAATACATGGACTCTTATGATATTGTCTTGGTGAAAGATGAATCCCTGGAAGTTGCCAACTCCATTCTACAGAAAATCCTGTAA